From Anopheles darlingi chromosome 2, idAnoDarlMG_H_01, whole genome shotgun sequence, the proteins below share one genomic window:
- the LOC125951873 gene encoding prion-like-(Q/N-rich) domain-bearing protein 25 isoform X1 yields the protein MSRAGLAVCLLLLVVQGSRSVIWPCEESRECSDKVEKAQCSIFGFCQCPAGHVFSAGVTSCLPESAYGVACQEAVQCSHMLTGARCEAGVCTCDGDYTYVRGRCRKLVDLGQPCSEDIDCFFSHNREAVVCRDGTCDCADGFYRRSTNVCRRRVTNGELCLVHQDCDGGNLRCENQVCTSDGAAAQTKTFRDVAIQTVDAVPSSEAHQERPPSKVDTGTDMRPEMSDPPATTNNGHEGTGTAKRVQIITKRSPKAACAKCRKFGDACVDEGVECPEVPYSVCRMGQCHCKDGYYHADGLCMAELGEYAHQESYCPAGADYRDNRCTCPNNNFYDNNMRSCLKPAQGINTSCTQQSQCSPYGIAYCPELSPKRCTCHPYAEYDEEKQLCVEKQGYEAYCEKDADCALAHTRCTPQKTCVCQTNYFYVNERCMAASGTTCQTVADCAFEEAECTGEESESEVEPPSEPSSDSPKQCRCKRGYLYQSDSNKCLKEAEQYEDECSVDEQCQPLLGELGQCIEGKCQCNEAVHHYKDGKCNTKIALDERCGKSSECFVDDGQDNVECRNSACQCKFDYSPDVEQQKCIRPSGKNSSDRPSALKVITLMLTSAAVLITGSALRDAYYA from the exons ATGTCTCGTGCTGGGTTAGccgtgtgtttgctgttgctcgtgGTGCAAG GATCTCGGAGCGTGATCTGGCCATGCGAGGAAAGCCGTGAATGCAGCGATAAGGTCGAGAAGGCGCAGTGTTCGATCTTCGGTTTCTGCCAGTGCCCGGCGGGTCATGTGTTCTCCGCTGGCGTCACCAGCTGCCTGCCGGAGTCCGCGTATGGCGTAGCGTGTCAGGAGGCGGTCCAGTGCTCTCATATGCtcaccggtgcccggtgcgaGGCCGGCGTTTGTACCTGTGACGGTGACTACACGTATGTGcgcggccgctgccgcaaGCTGGTCGATCTCGGTCAGCCGTGCAGCGAGGATATCGATTGCTTCTTCAGCCACAACCGGGAGGCGGTCGTGTGCCGGGACGGTACGTGCGACTGTGCCGACGGTTTCTATCGTCGCAGCACCAACGTTTGCCGCCGGCGAGTGACAA atggtgaactatgcctcgTGCACCAGGACTGTGACGGAGGGAACCTTAGGTGCGAGAATCAGGTGTGCACCAgcgatggtgcagcagcacaaacgaaAACATTCCGCGATGTGGCCATACAGACAGTGGATGCGGTACCGTCATCCGAAGCGCACCAGGAAAGGCCCCCGTCGAAGGTGGACACCGGGACCGATATGCGACCAGAGATGTCGGACCCACCAgcgaccaccaacaacggtCACGAGGGAACTGGTACGGCCAAGCGGGTTCAAATTATCACCAAGCGCTCACCGAAAGCGGCCTGCGCCAAGTGTCGTAAAT TTggtgatgcgtgcgtggacgaGGGCGTCGAGTGCCCGGAAGTGCCTTACTCGGTCTGCCGGATGGGACAGTGCCACTGCAAGGACGGCTACTACCATGCGGATGGTCTCTGTATGGCCGAGTTGGGGGAATACGCACACCAGGAAAGTTACTGCCCGGCAGGTGCCGATTATCGGGACAACCGATGCACCTGTCCCAACAATAACTTCTACGATAATAATATGCGATCGTGTTTGAAGC CTGCTCAAGGCATCAACACGTCCTGTACGCAGCAGAGCCAGTGTTCACCGTACGGGATTGCGTACTGTCCGGAGCTTTCACCTAAACGCTGCACCTGTCACCCGTACGCGGAGTACGACGAAGAGAAGCAGCTGTGTGTCGAGAAGCAAGGATACGAGGCGTACTGCGAGAAGGATGCTGACTGTGCACTGGCGCACACCCGTTGCACACCGCAAAAGACGTGCGTTTGTCAGACGAACTACTTCTACGTGAACGAGCGATGCATGGCGGCGAGCGGTACTACCTGCCAGACGGTGGCCGATTGTGCATTCGAAGAGGCAGAATGTACGGGcgaggaatcggaatcggaggtGGAACCACCGAGTGAGCCATCGAGTGATAGTCCGAAACAGTGTCGCTGCAAACGCGGCTATCTGTATCAAAGCGACAGCAACAAGTGCTTGAAGGAGGCGGAACAGTACGAGGACGAGTGCAGCGTGGACGAGCAGTGCCAACCGCTGCTCGGTGAGCTGGGCCAATGCATCGAAGGCAAGTGCCAGTGTAATGAGGCTGTGCACCACTACAAGGATGGCAAATGCAACACGAAAATCG CTCTCGATGAACGGTGCGGCAAGTCGAGCGAGTGCTTCGTCGACGATGGGCAGGACAATGTCGAATGTCGCAATTCGGCTTGTCAGTGTAAGTTTGACTACTCCCCGGACGTTGAGCAGCAAAAGTGCATTAGACCTAGTGGCAAAA aTTCTTCCGATCGTCCCAGTGCACTGAAGGTGATTACGCTGATGCTGACTAGTGCGGCCGTGCTGATTACGGGCTCTGCGCTGCGTGATGCTTACTACGCCTAA
- the LOC125951873 gene encoding signal peptide, CUB and EGF-like domain-containing protein 2 isoform X3, with the protein MLTGARCEAGVCTCDGDYTYVRGRCRKLVDLGQPCSEDIDCFFSHNREAVVCRDGTCDCADGFYRRSTNVCRRRVTNGELCLVHQDCDGGNLRCENQVCTSDGAAAQTKTFRDVAIQTVDAVPSSEAHQERPPSKVDTGTDMRPEMSDPPATTNNGHEGTGTAKRVQIITKRSPKAACAKCRKFGDACVDEGVECPEVPYSVCRMGQCHCKDGYYHADGLCMAELGEYAHQESYCPAGADYRDNRCTCPNNNFYDNNMRSCLKPAQGINTSCTQQSQCSPYGIAYCPELSPKRCTCHPYAEYDEEKQLCVEKQGYEAYCEKDADCALAHTRCTPQKTCVCQTNYFYVNERCMAASGTTCQTVADCAFEEAECTGEESESEVEPPSEPSSDSPKQCRCKRGYLYQSDSNKCLKEAEQYEDECSVDEQCQPLLGELGQCIEGKCQCNEAVHHYKDGKCNTKIALDERCGKSSECFVDDGQDNVECRNSACQCKFDYSPDVEQQKCIRPSGKNSSDRPSALKVITLMLTSAAVLITGSALRDAYYA; encoded by the exons ATGCtcaccggtgcccggtgcgaGGCCGGCGTTTGTACCTGTGACGGTGACTACACGTATGTGcgcggccgctgccgcaaGCTGGTCGATCTCGGTCAGCCGTGCAGCGAGGATATCGATTGCTTCTTCAGCCACAACCGGGAGGCGGTCGTGTGCCGGGACGGTACGTGCGACTGTGCCGACGGTTTCTATCGTCGCAGCACCAACGTTTGCCGCCGGCGAGTGACAA atggtgaactatgcctcgTGCACCAGGACTGTGACGGAGGGAACCTTAGGTGCGAGAATCAGGTGTGCACCAgcgatggtgcagcagcacaaacgaaAACATTCCGCGATGTGGCCATACAGACAGTGGATGCGGTACCGTCATCCGAAGCGCACCAGGAAAGGCCCCCGTCGAAGGTGGACACCGGGACCGATATGCGACCAGAGATGTCGGACCCACCAgcgaccaccaacaacggtCACGAGGGAACTGGTACGGCCAAGCGGGTTCAAATTATCACCAAGCGCTCACCGAAAGCGGCCTGCGCCAAGTGTCGTAAAT TTggtgatgcgtgcgtggacgaGGGCGTCGAGTGCCCGGAAGTGCCTTACTCGGTCTGCCGGATGGGACAGTGCCACTGCAAGGACGGCTACTACCATGCGGATGGTCTCTGTATGGCCGAGTTGGGGGAATACGCACACCAGGAAAGTTACTGCCCGGCAGGTGCCGATTATCGGGACAACCGATGCACCTGTCCCAACAATAACTTCTACGATAATAATATGCGATCGTGTTTGAAGC CTGCTCAAGGCATCAACACGTCCTGTACGCAGCAGAGCCAGTGTTCACCGTACGGGATTGCGTACTGTCCGGAGCTTTCACCTAAACGCTGCACCTGTCACCCGTACGCGGAGTACGACGAAGAGAAGCAGCTGTGTGTCGAGAAGCAAGGATACGAGGCGTACTGCGAGAAGGATGCTGACTGTGCACTGGCGCACACCCGTTGCACACCGCAAAAGACGTGCGTTTGTCAGACGAACTACTTCTACGTGAACGAGCGATGCATGGCGGCGAGCGGTACTACCTGCCAGACGGTGGCCGATTGTGCATTCGAAGAGGCAGAATGTACGGGcgaggaatcggaatcggaggtGGAACCACCGAGTGAGCCATCGAGTGATAGTCCGAAACAGTGTCGCTGCAAACGCGGCTATCTGTATCAAAGCGACAGCAACAAGTGCTTGAAGGAGGCGGAACAGTACGAGGACGAGTGCAGCGTGGACGAGCAGTGCCAACCGCTGCTCGGTGAGCTGGGCCAATGCATCGAAGGCAAGTGCCAGTGTAATGAGGCTGTGCACCACTACAAGGATGGCAAATGCAACACGAAAATCG CTCTCGATGAACGGTGCGGCAAGTCGAGCGAGTGCTTCGTCGACGATGGGCAGGACAATGTCGAATGTCGCAATTCGGCTTGTCAGTGTAAGTTTGACTACTCCCCGGACGTTGAGCAGCAAAAGTGCATTAGACCTAGTGGCAAAA aTTCTTCCGATCGTCCCAGTGCACTGAAGGTGATTACGCTGATGCTGACTAGTGCGGCCGTGCTGATTACGGGCTCTGCGCTGCGTGATGCTTACTACGCCTAA
- the LOC125951873 gene encoding prion-like-(Q/N-rich) domain-bearing protein 25 isoform X2 yields the protein MVLGVLVYPPGSRSVIWPCEESRECSDKVEKAQCSIFGFCQCPAGHVFSAGVTSCLPESAYGVACQEAVQCSHMLTGARCEAGVCTCDGDYTYVRGRCRKLVDLGQPCSEDIDCFFSHNREAVVCRDGTCDCADGFYRRSTNVCRRRVTNGELCLVHQDCDGGNLRCENQVCTSDGAAAQTKTFRDVAIQTVDAVPSSEAHQERPPSKVDTGTDMRPEMSDPPATTNNGHEGTGTAKRVQIITKRSPKAACAKCRKFGDACVDEGVECPEVPYSVCRMGQCHCKDGYYHADGLCMAELGEYAHQESYCPAGADYRDNRCTCPNNNFYDNNMRSCLKPAQGINTSCTQQSQCSPYGIAYCPELSPKRCTCHPYAEYDEEKQLCVEKQGYEAYCEKDADCALAHTRCTPQKTCVCQTNYFYVNERCMAASGTTCQTVADCAFEEAECTGEESESEVEPPSEPSSDSPKQCRCKRGYLYQSDSNKCLKEAEQYEDECSVDEQCQPLLGELGQCIEGKCQCNEAVHHYKDGKCNTKIALDERCGKSSECFVDDGQDNVECRNSACQCKFDYSPDVEQQKCIRPSGKNSSDRPSALKVITLMLTSAAVLITGSALRDAYYA from the exons ATGGTTCttggtgtgctggtgtacCCCCCGG GATCTCGGAGCGTGATCTGGCCATGCGAGGAAAGCCGTGAATGCAGCGATAAGGTCGAGAAGGCGCAGTGTTCGATCTTCGGTTTCTGCCAGTGCCCGGCGGGTCATGTGTTCTCCGCTGGCGTCACCAGCTGCCTGCCGGAGTCCGCGTATGGCGTAGCGTGTCAGGAGGCGGTCCAGTGCTCTCATATGCtcaccggtgcccggtgcgaGGCCGGCGTTTGTACCTGTGACGGTGACTACACGTATGTGcgcggccgctgccgcaaGCTGGTCGATCTCGGTCAGCCGTGCAGCGAGGATATCGATTGCTTCTTCAGCCACAACCGGGAGGCGGTCGTGTGCCGGGACGGTACGTGCGACTGTGCCGACGGTTTCTATCGTCGCAGCACCAACGTTTGCCGCCGGCGAGTGACAA atggtgaactatgcctcgTGCACCAGGACTGTGACGGAGGGAACCTTAGGTGCGAGAATCAGGTGTGCACCAgcgatggtgcagcagcacaaacgaaAACATTCCGCGATGTGGCCATACAGACAGTGGATGCGGTACCGTCATCCGAAGCGCACCAGGAAAGGCCCCCGTCGAAGGTGGACACCGGGACCGATATGCGACCAGAGATGTCGGACCCACCAgcgaccaccaacaacggtCACGAGGGAACTGGTACGGCCAAGCGGGTTCAAATTATCACCAAGCGCTCACCGAAAGCGGCCTGCGCCAAGTGTCGTAAAT TTggtgatgcgtgcgtggacgaGGGCGTCGAGTGCCCGGAAGTGCCTTACTCGGTCTGCCGGATGGGACAGTGCCACTGCAAGGACGGCTACTACCATGCGGATGGTCTCTGTATGGCCGAGTTGGGGGAATACGCACACCAGGAAAGTTACTGCCCGGCAGGTGCCGATTATCGGGACAACCGATGCACCTGTCCCAACAATAACTTCTACGATAATAATATGCGATCGTGTTTGAAGC CTGCTCAAGGCATCAACACGTCCTGTACGCAGCAGAGCCAGTGTTCACCGTACGGGATTGCGTACTGTCCGGAGCTTTCACCTAAACGCTGCACCTGTCACCCGTACGCGGAGTACGACGAAGAGAAGCAGCTGTGTGTCGAGAAGCAAGGATACGAGGCGTACTGCGAGAAGGATGCTGACTGTGCACTGGCGCACACCCGTTGCACACCGCAAAAGACGTGCGTTTGTCAGACGAACTACTTCTACGTGAACGAGCGATGCATGGCGGCGAGCGGTACTACCTGCCAGACGGTGGCCGATTGTGCATTCGAAGAGGCAGAATGTACGGGcgaggaatcggaatcggaggtGGAACCACCGAGTGAGCCATCGAGTGATAGTCCGAAACAGTGTCGCTGCAAACGCGGCTATCTGTATCAAAGCGACAGCAACAAGTGCTTGAAGGAGGCGGAACAGTACGAGGACGAGTGCAGCGTGGACGAGCAGTGCCAACCGCTGCTCGGTGAGCTGGGCCAATGCATCGAAGGCAAGTGCCAGTGTAATGAGGCTGTGCACCACTACAAGGATGGCAAATGCAACACGAAAATCG CTCTCGATGAACGGTGCGGCAAGTCGAGCGAGTGCTTCGTCGACGATGGGCAGGACAATGTCGAATGTCGCAATTCGGCTTGTCAGTGTAAGTTTGACTACTCCCCGGACGTTGAGCAGCAAAAGTGCATTAGACCTAGTGGCAAAA aTTCTTCCGATCGTCCCAGTGCACTGAAGGTGATTACGCTGATGCTGACTAGTGCGGCCGTGCTGATTACGGGCTCTGCGCTGCGTGATGCTTACTACGCCTAA
- the LOC125951880 gene encoding serine--tRNA synthetase-like protein Slimp, with product MLKLCSRWSSAPKRFFSSALYLTGDKAREQYAVLVPYLDFQHKLGDWDRLRRNVRLRRSSIDCDSLKLQWELYRDVELRKKQIEQSRIELQKRIQQSVDEAEKKHLKNRAILAREDLKALKEQSYAVADAFIANNFLALPNDLHERTPEEEGKILYENVAPSSRQPRSKDVLQAGARTIQEQFEYDALCFYMTDDAAFMDLQLPIRCCETFQRDNFIVFSNPDFVRSFLVEAAMVDKETLHLIREDEEPADKVNLLHLCGGGTLLSYLGYFTKLSVFPSALPLKLVARGKRYRQHQVQSNTVHMFGACRSYEEAEALFDETLLTYRRFYDQLPVEYRLVQVAACDLQPAESMRIDVELYDWQNRGYVKIGDLSFYGDFLSKRIAFIYQDGKAQRFPHIVAGQAISSVELIKLLLGNGVLAKDLPFLSYHS from the coding sequence ATGTTGAAACTCTGTTCCCGGTGGAGTTCAGCGCCGAAGCGGTTCTTTTCCTCTGCCCTTTATCTGACTGGCGATAAAGCACGGGAACAGTATGCCGTCCTGGTGCCGTACCTGGACTTCCAGCACAAGCTGGGGGACTGGGATCGATTACGACGAAATGTGCGTCTCCGGCGCTCTTCTATCGATTGCGACAGCCTGAAACTGCAGTGGGAACTTTACCGGGACGTGGAACTTCGCAAGAAACAGATCGAACAGAGCCGCATCGAGCTGCAAAAACGAATACAGCAGTCGGTCGATGAGGCGGAGAAGAAACATCTTAAAAACCGAGCCATCCTGGCACGCGAAGACCTGAAAGCGCTCAAAGAGCAAAGTTACGCCGTGGCCGACGCATTTATAGCGAACAATTTTCTCGCCCTCCCTAACGATCTGCACGAGAGAACACCGGAGGAAGAGGGTAAAATACTGTACGAGAACGTGGCACCCAGCAGCCGGCAGCCTCGGTCCAAAGATGTGCTACAGGCTGGGGCGCGCACCATCCAGGAACAGTTTGAGTATGACGCGCTGTGTTTCTACATGACGGACGACGCGGCGTTCATGGATCTGCAGTTACCGATACGGTGCTGTGAGACATTCCAGCGGGACAACTTCATAGTCTTCAGCAATCCGGACTTTGTGCGATCGTTTCTAGTTGAAGCGGCCATGGTTGACAAGGAGACGTTGCATCTCATCCGGGAAGATGAGGAACCGGCGGATAAGGTGAACCTGCTGCATctctgtggtggtggaacgttACTTAGCTACCTTGGATATTTCACCAAACTCTCCGTCTTTCCTTCCGCGCTGCCACTGAAGCTGGTAGCCCGAGGTAAACGGTACCGGCAGCATCAGGTTCAGTCTAACACGGTGCACATGTTCGGTGCCTGTAGAAGCTACGAGGAAGCGGAAGCCCTGTTCGACGAGACGCTACTAACGTACCGTCGGTTCTATGATCAGCTCCCCGTGGAATACAGACTGGTGCAAGTAGCGGCGTGCGATCTTCAACCGGCCGAATCGATGCGCATCGATGTGGAGCTGTACGATTGGCAGAATCGAGGCTACGTAAAAATTGGCGATTTAAGCTTCTACGGTGATTTCCTTAGCAAACGTATTGCTTTCATTTATCAGGACGGTAAAGCGCAGCGTTTCCCACACATTGTTGCCGGCCAGGCCATTAGCTCGGTGGAATTAATAAAGCTTCTACTCGGGAATGGTGTCCTTGCGAAGGATCTACCGTTTCTCAGTTATCATAGTTAG